One Misgurnus anguillicaudatus chromosome 19, ASM2758022v2, whole genome shotgun sequence genomic region harbors:
- the ifnphi1 gene encoding interferon phi 1: MKQNQMWTYVFVIFLTLQSQCSACERLARYSIISNESLTLLRQMGAHDPPGRVPFPRNLYHQIDNAEAEDQVRFLTLTLDHIIDLMDAKEHMNSVKWNRRTVDHFLSVLHRQSSDLKECVAQYQKSIHKKSYEKRLKRHFKVLKKTLKKKEFSAQAWGQIWKAVKSHLQRMDIIASNAKKHLRH, translated from the exons ATGAAGCAAAATCAAATGTGGACTTACGTCTTTGTCATATTTTTGACCCTGCAGAGTCAATGTTCTGCCTGCGAGAGGCTCGCCCGGTACAGCATAATAAGCAACGAGTCTCTGACCCTGCTTAGGCAAATG GGTGCACACGATCCTCCAGGAAGGGTGCCGTTTCCTCGGAACCTGTACCACCAGATTGACAACGCTGAG GCGGAGGACCAGGTGAGGTTTCTTACCTTGACCTTGGATCATATCATAGACCTCATGGATGCAAAGGAACACATGAATTCAGTCAAATGGAACCGCAGGACTGTAGACCATTTTCTAAGTGTCCTGCACAGGCAGTCGTCTGACCTCAAAGAATGT GTGGCTCAATACCAAAAATCAATACATAAGAAGTCTTATGAGAAACGATTAAAAAGGCACTTCAAGGTTTTGAAGAAAACTCTAAAGAAAAAA GAGTTCAGTGCTCAGGCATGGGGGCAGATCTGGAAAGCTGTGAAAAGTCACCTTCAGAGGATGGACATCATTGCAAGCAATGCTAAGAAGCACCTGAGACATTAA
- the gh1 gene encoding somatotropin, giving the protein MAKALVLLSMVLVSVFVNNGTASENQRLFNNAVIRVQHLHQLAAKMINDFEDSLLPEERRQLSKIFPLSFCNSDSIEAPTGKDETQKSSVLKLLRISFRLIESWEYPSQTLSGTISNSLTIGNPSQITEKLADLKVGISVLIKGCLDGQPNMDDNDSLPLPFEDFYLTLGENNLRESFRLLACFKKDMHKVETYLRVANCRRSLDSNCTL; this is encoded by the exons ATGGCTAAAG ctTTAGTGCTGCTGTCTATGGTGCTGGTCAGTGTTTTTGTGAATAATGGGACTGCCTCAGAGAACCAGAGGCTCTTCAACAACGCAGTCATTCGTGTACAACACCTGCACCAGCTGGCTGCAAAAATGATCAATGACTTT GAGGACAGCCTGTTACCCGAGGAACGCAGGCAGCTGAGTAAAATCTTCCCATTGTCCTTCTGCAACTCTGACTCTATAGAGGCTCCAACTGGCAAAGATGAAACGCAGAAAAGCTCT gTGCTAAAGCTGCTTCGCATCTCCTTCCGCCTCATTGAGTCTTGGGAGTACCCCAGCCAGACCCTTAGTGGAACCATCTCAAACAGCCTGACCATCGGCAACCCCAGCCAGATCACAGAGAAGCTGGCCGATCTGAAAGTGGGCATCAGCGTGCTCATAAAG GGATGTCTTGATGGACAGCCAAACATGGACGATAATGACTCCCTGCCATTGCCTTTTGAGGATTTCTACTTGACTTTGGGGGAGAATAACCTCAGAGAGAGCTTTCGTCTGCTGGCCTGCTTTAAGAAAGACATGCACAAGGTTGAAACCTACCTGAGGGTTGCAAACTGCAGGCGATCCCTCGATTCCAACTGTACCCTGTAG
- the LOC129423871 gene encoding interferon alpha-H isoform X2, with amino-acid sequence MGVRLIQIIEKVPVFGTECCSLYIVNFLLGQLTTFFPISALELIYEMTLQYITLLCSFFIFAQVCSMPTTCHLPWRLVKTSFNLLENMGGIFPHECLDEIIQITFPKSALMSKGSNEKAVYKIMEHIDFLFANDTFPESWDQQKAEHFLHIVYRLTEESKCGRHRPVREDALNTYFNKLATLLRDKDHSVCAWEVIRKELLHVLKVILKLNSSKV; translated from the exons ATGGGTGTTCGTTTAATACAGATTATTGAGAAAGTACCAGTGTTCGGGACCGAGTGTTGCAGCTTATATATTGTTAACTTTTTACTTGGACAACTAACAACTTTCTTCCCGATCTCTGCTCTTGAATTGATTTACGAAATGACGCTTCAGTACATCACTTTGCTGTGTTccttttttatatttgcacaAGTTTGCTCGATGCCAACAACCTGTCATCTGCCGTGGAGGCTCGTTAAAACAAGCTTCAATTTACTTGAGAACATG GGAGGCATTTTTCCCCATGAATGCTTGGATGAAATTATCCAGATAACTTTTCCAAAATCTGCTCTGATGTCAAAGGGCTCAAATGAG AAAGCAGTATATAAAATCATGGAGCACATCGACTTTCTGTTTGCGAACGACACTTTCCCAGAGTCCTGGGACCAGCAGAAAGCAGAGCATTTCCTACACATAGTTTACCGCCTAACTGAGGAGAGCAAATGT GGAAGGCATCGGCCTGTAAGAGAGGATGCTCTGAACACCTATTTCAATAAATTAGCCACTCTTCTTAGAGACAAG GACCACAGTGTCTGCGCTTGGGAGGTGATTCGAAAGGAGCTATTGCATGTTCTTAAAGTCATCCTTAAGCTTAACTCATCCAAAGTGTAG
- the LOC129423871 gene encoding interferon alpha-H isoform X1: MGVRLIQIIEKVPVFGTECCSLYIVNFLLGQLTTFFPISALELIYEMTLQYITLLCSFFIFAQVCSMPTTCHLPWRLVKTSFNLLENMGGIFPHECLDEIIQITFPKSALMSKGSNEKAVYKIMEHIDFLFANDTFPESWDQQKAEHFLHIVYRLTEESKCKGRHRPVREDALNTYFNKLATLLRDKDHSVCAWEVIRKELLHVLKVILKLNSSKV, translated from the exons ATGGGTGTTCGTTTAATACAGATTATTGAGAAAGTACCAGTGTTCGGGACCGAGTGTTGCAGCTTATATATTGTTAACTTTTTACTTGGACAACTAACAACTTTCTTCCCGATCTCTGCTCTTGAATTGATTTACGAAATGACGCTTCAGTACATCACTTTGCTGTGTTccttttttatatttgcacaAGTTTGCTCGATGCCAACAACCTGTCATCTGCCGTGGAGGCTCGTTAAAACAAGCTTCAATTTACTTGAGAACATG GGAGGCATTTTTCCCCATGAATGCTTGGATGAAATTATCCAGATAACTTTTCCAAAATCTGCTCTGATGTCAAAGGGCTCAAATGAG AAAGCAGTATATAAAATCATGGAGCACATCGACTTTCTGTTTGCGAACGACACTTTCCCAGAGTCCTGGGACCAGCAGAAAGCAGAGCATTTCCTACACATAGTTTACCGCCTAACTGAGGAGAGCAAATGT AAGGGAAGGCATCGGCCTGTAAGAGAGGATGCTCTGAACACCTATTTCAATAAATTAGCCACTCTTCTTAGAGACAAG GACCACAGTGTCTGCGCTTGGGAGGTGATTCGAAAGGAGCTATTGCATGTTCTTAAAGTCATCCTTAAGCTTAACTCATCCAAAGTGTAG
- the ifnphi3 gene encoding interferon phi 3: MDLRCVAWLCSIICFARVYSLPTNCMLQKHLIKTSYTLLDTMGGLFPEQCLEDDVKINFPQNVFEANSAQQVVGVEKAIYQTLQNIEALFQNDGIPNEWNEKKLDGFLHTIYRQIDHGKCILSKPEAGQHSLERDEALRIYFETISANMKQKDFSYCAWEVVRKEVLRILDFIVKHNTDIML; this comes from the exons ATGGATCTGCGTTGTGTGGCCTGGTTGTGCAGCATAATCTGCTTTGCGCGTGTTTATTCACTTCCAACAAACTGCATGCTTCAGAAGCACTTAATAAAGACATCATATACTCTTCTGGATACTATG gGGGGTCTTTTTCCTGAGCAATGCCTGGAGGAcgatgttaaaattaatttccCTCAAAATGTTTTCGAGGCAAACAGTGCGCAACAG GTTGTTGGTGTCGAAAAGGCCATTTACCAAACACTGCAGAATATTGAAGCTTTGTTTCAGAATGATGGCATTCCTAACGAGTGGAATGAAAAGAAGTTGGATGGTTTTTTGCACACCATATATCGCCAGATCGATCACGGCAAATGC ATCCTGAGCAAACCTGAAGCTGGACAGCATTCTCTTGAAAGAGATGAAGCGCTCAGAATTTATTTTGAGACCATATCCGCAAATATGAAGCAAAAG GATTTCAGTTACTGCGCATGGGAAGTCGTAAGAAAGGAGGTTCTGCGCATCCTTGACTTCATAGTAAAACACAACACAGACATCATGCTATGA
- the rdm1 gene encoding RAD52 motif-containing protein 1, which translates to MDIEVDIIEFKVPIENNKTIFIWDIQPIFSEAYIFESLWKVYSAFGALYLVKVCPNATVAEPGFYALVKFYSAVQASKAQRATDKQCLFQNSPVKVRLSTKQNLAFYTSKPLSLSKCLDLAHHYLGFSGWSTRIITLKDLSSCVDAGCPEERDSQGVILKYGCVVELTLKQHEVSCRGVGVAEEIIDSDRDPEEKLRKRGTLMKRAKDKAVVSAFEKVLLMVLGNGKIAIECRFDPDEILPEENSEGVIKVNDIPWNELDGADSNTEEDFPWDLTVDVPQ; encoded by the exons ATGGATATTGAGGTCGATATAATTGAGTTTAAAGTTCCTATTGAAAACAACAAAACCATTTTTATTTGGGACATACAGCCGATATTTTCAGAGGCGTATATTTTT GAGTCCTTGTGGAAAGTGTATTCAGCATTTGGAGCTCTCTATCTGGTGAAGGTGTGTCCCAATGCCACAGTAGCTGAACCGGGCTTCTACGCACTGGTGAAGTTTTACTCAGCAGTTCAAGCGTCCAAAGCTCAACGGGCCACTGATAAACAATGTCTTTTTCAAAACTCACCTGTAAAG GTCAGACTGAGTACAAAACAAAATCTCGCCTTTTATACTTCTAAACCTCTGAGTCTTTCCAAATGTCTGGACCTGGCCCATCACTATCTGGGCTTTAGTGGCTGGTCTACTCGCATTATAACT TTGAAGGATCTCTCAAGTTGTGTGGATGCTGGGTGCCCAGAAGAAAGAGACAGTCAGGGTGTGATTTTGAAATATGGCTGCGTAGTAGAGTTGACTCTTAAACAGCATGAAGTGAGCTGTCGGGGGGTTGGTGTGGCAGAAGAGATCATCGACAGTGATCGGG ACCCAGAGGAAAAGCTGAGAAAAAGAGGTACACTGATGAAGCGAGCCAAAGACAAAGCTGTAGTGAGTGCCTTTGAAAAAGTGCTTCTCATGGTCCTGG GAAATGGAAAAATAGCAATTGAATGCAGGTTTGATCCAGATGAGATTCTTCCAGAGGAAAATTCTGAAGGAGTCATAAAG GTTAATGACATTCCCTGGAATGAGTTAGATGGTGCTGACAGTAATACTGAAGAGGACTTCCCATGGGACCTCACTGTGGATGTCCCTCAGTGA